From Amycolatopsis sp. cg9, one genomic window encodes:
- a CDS encoding ADP-ribosylglycohydrolase family protein: MEEQEAVARVREWLRTRPGGDRLRIRAEFTVRRPDGWRFTVNAADYLDGTDVGAGLVPSPVVFVPDDGGEVTLDQAAMASAPAEAEWRPDVDPEFDEKAFPDLPVRAIRGWTRSTGEYRVNEQYTPGPVWRGFPVPTTDAAKLLNYLAVGWISRPEFARALLDCDVLVPLTTTGEAGSGGPGGRPPSDVTGGEPLLRPVPATGEREVIAYSSSALVPGRYPRRWRVPVRELPPSTGLTLDPGTGLVRSLTAAELGATGERGPRIEEPAPEAGPAVAEALPALVEEFGVEPPDLLERHLRYAVNHARDHHFELTPEECVRYLRGFAWQYRNGVRRRAGQAPEWPADLGAHGLIAHVGEDAEPRPVPWTFGKFSAFGTPAGRFAWHRIVGAYVGFAIGDALGGGADPAGPLPLGGLTRHLLFHTDIVLRGLPPVPTAEVPATLPEPDPVGWLAVATRHAGPPPAEFSALLATALAATPAGAVALADVDGEQYAKDVARELTGSGAGAEVTEGVELLIAVFQALLTREAFALPVHVRLREVGGDLAASTLALREDRDADDVAQLESIGDGRSVRSVLGRALFAAAKRGYDPAAAITLAARSGPVAGAIAGALVGARAGLPGLPRVTSLPDLGLVEDIASDVFWYFNRNGLQTEAAEHARWERRYPSGRFTPEPKKGPDLRSRLRGSLLAGAIGDALGAKTEFDSIDRIREIAGPAGITDFIPAYGGVGRITDDTQMTLFTLEALIRAHAQRRRTGSADVVHSLQLAYQRWLHTQGVAWDRARGPGSAVEAPDGWLITHQELFSRRAPGLTCFGELEAYGRSGVRGTIERPINNSKGCGGVMRAAPVALWSDDLAEVFRLGAENAALTHGHPSGYLSSGCFAVVVHELLHGKPLLDAVATARAELVKHAGHEEQSAALDAALALAEQGPPTPEKLESLGAGNVGETALSMSVYVALTTTDADTALLAAVNHSGDSDSTGSVCGNLVGAMYGEGALRQSWLEQLELRDVIVGLADDAITEFGPGAPGDDRWFARYPVD, translated from the coding sequence ATGGAAGAACAGGAAGCCGTCGCTCGCGTGCGGGAGTGGTTGCGCACGCGACCGGGCGGTGACCGGCTGCGGATCCGCGCGGAGTTCACCGTGCGCCGGCCGGACGGCTGGCGCTTCACGGTCAACGCGGCCGACTACCTGGACGGCACCGACGTCGGCGCGGGCCTGGTCCCGAGCCCGGTGGTGTTCGTGCCGGACGACGGCGGCGAGGTCACGCTCGACCAGGCGGCGATGGCGAGCGCGCCCGCCGAGGCCGAGTGGCGGCCCGACGTCGACCCCGAGTTCGACGAGAAGGCGTTCCCGGACCTCCCGGTGCGGGCGATCCGCGGCTGGACCCGGTCCACCGGCGAGTACCGGGTCAACGAGCAGTACACGCCCGGTCCGGTCTGGCGCGGCTTCCCGGTGCCCACGACCGACGCCGCGAAGCTGCTGAACTACCTGGCCGTTGGCTGGATCAGCCGGCCCGAGTTCGCCCGGGCGCTGCTCGACTGCGATGTGCTCGTTCCCCTCACCACCACCGGCGAAGCCGGTTCGGGGGGTCCGGGGGGTCGTCCCCCGAGCGATGTCACAGGCGGTGAGCCGCTGCTGCGGCCGGTGCCCGCCACCGGCGAACGCGAAGTCATCGCCTACAGCTCGTCGGCGCTGGTTCCCGGGCGCTACCCGCGCCGGTGGCGGGTGCCGGTCCGCGAGCTGCCGCCGTCCACCGGGCTGACGCTCGACCCCGGCACCGGGCTGGTCCGCAGCCTGACCGCGGCCGAACTGGGTGCGACCGGCGAGCGCGGTCCCCGGATCGAGGAGCCCGCGCCGGAAGCCGGCCCCGCGGTCGCCGAGGCGCTGCCCGCGCTGGTCGAGGAGTTCGGCGTCGAGCCGCCCGACCTGCTCGAACGGCACCTGCGGTACGCGGTCAACCACGCCCGCGACCACCACTTCGAGCTGACGCCCGAGGAGTGCGTCCGCTACCTGCGCGGGTTCGCCTGGCAGTACCGCAACGGCGTCCGCCGCCGCGCGGGCCAGGCCCCGGAATGGCCCGCCGACCTCGGCGCGCACGGCCTCATCGCGCACGTCGGCGAGGACGCCGAGCCCCGGCCGGTGCCGTGGACGTTCGGGAAGTTCTCCGCCTTCGGCACCCCGGCCGGGCGCTTCGCGTGGCACCGGATCGTCGGCGCGTACGTCGGCTTCGCGATCGGTGACGCGCTCGGCGGCGGCGCCGACCCGGCCGGTCCGCTGCCGCTCGGCGGGCTGACGCGCCACCTGCTGTTCCACACCGACATCGTGCTGCGCGGGCTGCCGCCGGTGCCGACCGCCGAAGTCCCCGCCACCCTGCCCGAGCCGGACCCGGTCGGGTGGCTCGCCGTCGCGACCCGGCACGCCGGCCCGCCGCCCGCGGAGTTCTCCGCGCTGCTGGCCACGGCGCTGGCCGCGACCCCGGCCGGCGCGGTCGCGCTCGCCGACGTCGACGGTGAGCAGTACGCGAAGGACGTCGCCCGCGAGCTGACCGGCAGCGGCGCCGGAGCCGAGGTGACCGAAGGCGTCGAGCTGCTGATCGCGGTGTTCCAGGCCCTGCTCACGCGCGAGGCGTTCGCGCTGCCGGTGCACGTCCGCCTGCGGGAAGTGGGCGGCGACCTGGCCGCTTCGACGCTGGCGCTGCGCGAGGACCGCGACGCCGACGACGTCGCCCAGCTCGAAAGCATCGGCGACGGCCGGAGCGTGCGCTCGGTGCTCGGCCGCGCGCTGTTCGCGGCGGCCAAGCGCGGCTACGACCCCGCGGCGGCGATCACGCTCGCCGCGCGGTCCGGCCCGGTCGCGGGCGCGATCGCCGGGGCGCTGGTCGGCGCCCGCGCAGGACTGCCCGGCCTGCCTCGGGTGACCTCGCTGCCCGACCTCGGGCTGGTGGAAGACATCGCGAGCGACGTCTTCTGGTACTTCAACCGCAACGGCCTCCAGACCGAGGCCGCGGAACACGCACGGTGGGAGCGCCGGTACCCGAGCGGCCGGTTCACCCCGGAACCGAAGAAGGGACCGGACTTGCGATCGCGACTGCGGGGCAGCCTGTTGGCCGGGGCGATCGGCGACGCGCTGGGCGCGAAGACGGAGTTCGACTCGATCGACCGGATCCGCGAGATCGCGGGGCCGGCCGGGATCACCGACTTCATCCCCGCGTACGGCGGCGTCGGCCGGATCACCGACGACACGCAGATGACGCTCTTCACGCTCGAAGCGCTGATCCGGGCGCACGCCCAGCGGCGCCGGACCGGGTCGGCCGACGTCGTGCACTCGCTGCAGCTGGCCTACCAGCGCTGGCTGCACACCCAGGGCGTCGCGTGGGACCGGGCGCGCGGGCCGGGGTCGGCCGTCGAGGCGCCGGACGGCTGGCTGATCACGCACCAGGAGCTGTTCAGCCGCCGCGCCCCGGGGCTGACCTGCTTCGGCGAGCTCGAGGCGTACGGCCGGTCGGGCGTCCGGGGCACCATCGAGCGGCCGATCAACAACTCGAAGGGCTGCGGCGGCGTGATGCGGGCCGCGCCGGTCGCGTTGTGGTCGGACGACCTCGCCGAGGTGTTCCGGCTCGGCGCCGAGAACGCGGCGCTGACCCACGGTCACCCGAGCGGGTACTTGTCGTCCGGGTGCTTCGCGGTGGTCGTGCACGAGCTGCTCCACGGGAAGCCGCTGCTCGACGCGGTGGCGACCGCGCGGGCCGAGCTCGTGAAGCACGCGGGGCACGAAGAGCAGAGCGCGGCGCTCGACGCGGCACTGGCGCTGGCGGAGCAAGGCCCGCCGACGCCGGAGAAGCTCGAATCGCTCGGCGCGGGGAACGTCGGCGAGACCGCGTTGTCGATGTCGGTGTACGTCGCGCTGACCACCACCGACGCGGACACGGCGTTGCTCGCGGCGGTCAACCACAGCGGGGACAGCGACTCGACCGGCTCGGTCTGCGGCAACCTCGTCGGCGCGATGTACGGCGAGGGAGCACTGCGGCAGAGCTGGCTGGAGCAGCTGGAGCTCCGCGACGTCATCGTCGGCCTGGCGGACGACGCGATCACCGAATTCGGCCCGGGTGCGCCGGGTGACGACCGGTGGTTCGCTCGGTACCCGGTCGACTAG
- a CDS encoding class I SAM-dependent methyltransferase has translation MTSIELLADALAAYRAGDRDQAVELAARAGRAGSSLADELRTYLGGDGSAPVYDQPSAFTTFIRGGGNIGLYRALSAALAERYDAERPESLLDLGCGDGLAVVPALEQAAHTPARIDLVEPSAALLEGVHERVPSAQCWQSSAQEFLARDDLGWDFVQSTFALQSIEPEQRAEVLRALQLRTGKLVIAEFDVPEFEEGSPEHLRSLVERYERGVAEYGEDASLVAQGFLLPVLLGIVSGQERTNWEHPAAGWAEQLKTAGFTDVDVTPLADYWWSPAVLITAC, from the coding sequence ATGACCTCGATCGAGCTGCTCGCCGACGCTCTCGCCGCCTACCGCGCCGGTGACCGCGACCAGGCCGTCGAACTAGCCGCCCGAGCCGGCCGCGCCGGCTCCTCGCTGGCCGACGAACTGCGGACCTACCTGGGCGGGGACGGCTCGGCGCCGGTCTACGACCAGCCGAGCGCGTTCACGACCTTCATCCGCGGCGGCGGCAACATCGGCCTGTACCGGGCGCTGAGCGCCGCGCTCGCCGAGCGCTACGACGCCGAGAGGCCCGAATCGCTGCTCGACCTGGGCTGCGGTGACGGCCTCGCCGTCGTGCCCGCGCTGGAGCAGGCGGCGCACACCCCGGCGCGGATCGACCTGGTCGAACCGTCGGCCGCGCTGCTCGAGGGCGTCCACGAGCGGGTGCCGTCCGCGCAGTGCTGGCAGTCGAGCGCGCAGGAGTTCCTGGCCCGGGACGACCTCGGCTGGGACTTCGTCCAGTCGACGTTCGCGCTCCAGTCCATCGAGCCGGAGCAGCGCGCGGAGGTGCTTCGCGCGCTGCAGCTGCGGACCGGGAAGCTGGTCATCGCCGAGTTCGACGTCCCCGAGTTCGAGGAAGGCTCGCCGGAGCACCTGCGCTCGCTCGTCGAGCGCTACGAGCGCGGGGTCGCCGAGTACGGCGAAGACGCCTCCCTCGTCGCGCAGGGCTTCCTGCTGCCGGTGCTGCTCGGGATCGTCTCCGGGCAGGAGCGGACGAACTGGGAGCACCCGGCCGCGGGCTGGGCCGAGCAGCTGAAGACGGCGGGCTTCACCGACGTCGACGTCACCCCGCTCGCCGACTACTGGTGGTCGCCCGCCGTCCTGATCACTGCCTGCTGA
- a CDS encoding sensor histidine kinase, with the protein MTGGGSFLVALMRRGAPAIATATSELPDEIADPAPIHALRRISRMNGPIDPSERDGLLLRATRYVVLIPLAYRLLAVPGQFGVYAVKHGSAGLLPVGVFTLLSVALNVIGLRWMFRSAPFRGRDAGKLLAVDLVFTVLSPLVLAVTVPADGYFDALAVSSVHLFGEAGLLTLALGVPSGLVFGLASFPLRMLANWLNTGRFQVDAAFSTYSALLAELFLATAALLLTGLGTRLALAYGTRNGRLAERAQQHRMLHDTVLQTLEAMALSGTANPEERLVEIQRLARAQAMEIRHTIESAKSERAEAGARPLGEKLAALAAEMARDGLRAQLVVAELDDDTLSEVRQIAIRDAVREALRNTMKHSGTDRVVVRVEERDGGIAVITRDHGSGFSAADHPAGFGISESITARLAEVGGTSLVESGLPGGGTRVTLWVPF; encoded by the coding sequence GTGACGGGCGGGGGCAGCTTCCTGGTGGCGCTGATGCGCCGCGGTGCCCCCGCGATCGCCACCGCCACGAGCGAGCTCCCCGACGAGATCGCCGACCCGGCCCCGATCCACGCGCTCCGGCGCATTTCGCGGATGAACGGCCCGATCGACCCGAGCGAGCGCGACGGCCTGCTGCTGCGCGCCACCCGGTACGTCGTGCTCATCCCGCTCGCCTACCGGCTGCTCGCCGTGCCCGGGCAGTTCGGCGTCTACGCCGTGAAGCACGGCTCGGCCGGGCTGCTGCCGGTCGGTGTGTTCACGCTGCTCTCGGTCGCGCTGAACGTGATCGGCCTCCGCTGGATGTTCCGCTCGGCGCCGTTCCGCGGGCGGGACGCGGGCAAGCTCCTCGCGGTCGACCTGGTCTTCACCGTGCTCTCGCCGCTCGTCCTCGCCGTGACCGTGCCGGCGGACGGCTACTTCGACGCGCTGGCGGTGAGCAGCGTCCACCTGTTCGGCGAGGCCGGGCTGCTGACGCTCGCGCTGGGCGTGCCGAGCGGACTGGTGTTCGGGCTCGCCAGCTTCCCGCTGCGGATGCTGGCGAACTGGCTGAACACCGGCCGGTTCCAGGTCGACGCCGCGTTTTCGACGTACTCCGCGCTGCTCGCGGAGCTGTTCCTGGCCACCGCCGCCCTGCTGCTGACCGGCCTCGGCACCCGGCTGGCGCTGGCCTACGGCACCCGCAACGGACGGCTCGCCGAGCGCGCCCAGCAGCACCGGATGCTGCACGACACCGTGCTGCAGACGCTCGAGGCGATGGCGCTGTCCGGCACGGCGAACCCCGAAGAGCGGCTGGTCGAGATCCAGCGGCTCGCCCGGGCGCAGGCGATGGAGATCCGGCACACGATCGAGTCGGCGAAGTCCGAGCGGGCCGAGGCGGGCGCCCGGCCGCTGGGCGAGAAGCTCGCCGCGCTCGCCGCCGAGATGGCGCGCGACGGCCTTCGCGCCCAGCTCGTGGTGGCGGAGCTGGACGACGACACGCTGTCGGAGGTCCGGCAGATCGCCATCCGCGACGCCGTGCGCGAGGCCCTGCGGAACACGATGAAGCACTCCGGCACCGACCGGGTGGTGGTCCGGGTCGAGGAGCGCGACGGCGGCATCGCGGTGATCACCCGCGACCACGGCAGCGGCTTCAGCGCGGCCGACCACCCGGCCGGGTTCGGCATCAGCGAGTCCATCACCGCCCGGCTGGCCGAGGTCGGCGGGACGTCGCTGGTCGAATCCGGACTGCCCGGCGGGGGCACTCGGGTGACGCTTTGGGTCCCGTTCTGA
- a CDS encoding TNT domain-containing protein yields MRYRVEVAERPDGLYATWGEGTFRAQRSTTDGTVLLSVLPEEEAPDGFDKEHDGRPARVVPASEVPSTFTLRTFAEYDGEVFEVAPGERPELTLRWVRDDAVRAAQLGLTDFSVTVPAKQVTALWQTRLDFTEAPEARPQPGGDDQNALLRAIGRTLLHTVPGGWARVGAQFRQVGDYAEIEVRAVGDEDGPVSVSLPAVPRLGGLFARLRAAMFQPEAGTWFQGTFTLDSASSFDFDFDADREPDWRVPPNDGGRPSTAAYELELATYPRTPKHVPAWLTAKAGLPLDTAFRLARAADSHTEGERPVVNRPPVPPDQVRGVLDYLFRSPVALHRPAPLPDIFGVPGAKPDVPNAFHTDGTWIWPAAVPHYLRKYGVPPEPELVEHIRAAGFRPPFVGELVRATAEAEVNGTPRPAQTTADLPDERALTRVARGEQVRNLRGAETLELLQQRLAEHAVPPAAYRIGANEVPAEGVWTLRRAENGWEVSRPPFDEPVAFGSLGDAARFLLGVLLMLPPRPPEESDQPADWPILPMRGEPPLNFYRGKRLITLAPGTTVVRFGNETGNLVHAAGTRFVETALAFEREREKRLYRVQRAVRVLTGVTAPWSGMPGGAVAYLLPRPLAQHLETGSLSRQ; encoded by the coding sequence GTGCGTTACCGGGTTGAGGTGGCCGAACGCCCGGACGGCCTGTACGCGACGTGGGGCGAGGGGACGTTCCGCGCGCAGCGGTCCACCACGGACGGCACCGTGCTGCTGTCCGTGCTGCCGGAGGAAGAGGCGCCGGACGGGTTCGACAAGGAGCACGACGGGCGGCCCGCGCGAGTGGTGCCGGCGAGCGAGGTGCCGTCGACGTTCACGCTGCGCACCTTCGCCGAGTACGACGGCGAGGTCTTCGAGGTCGCTCCGGGCGAGCGACCCGAGCTGACCCTGCGCTGGGTCCGCGACGACGCCGTCCGCGCGGCGCAGCTGGGGCTGACCGACTTCTCGGTCACCGTGCCGGCCAAGCAGGTCACGGCGTTGTGGCAGACGCGGCTGGACTTCACCGAGGCGCCGGAAGCGCGCCCGCAGCCGGGCGGCGACGACCAGAACGCGCTGCTGCGCGCGATCGGCCGGACGCTGCTGCACACCGTGCCGGGCGGCTGGGCGCGGGTCGGTGCCCAGTTCCGGCAGGTCGGCGACTACGCGGAGATCGAGGTCCGCGCGGTCGGCGACGAGGACGGCCCGGTGTCGGTCTCGCTGCCCGCGGTGCCCCGGCTCGGCGGGCTGTTCGCGCGGCTGCGCGCCGCGATGTTCCAGCCCGAAGCCGGCACGTGGTTCCAGGGCACGTTCACGCTCGACTCGGCCTCGTCGTTCGACTTCGACTTCGACGCCGACCGCGAGCCGGACTGGCGGGTGCCGCCCAACGACGGCGGGCGCCCGTCGACCGCCGCCTACGAGCTGGAGCTGGCGACCTACCCGCGCACGCCGAAGCACGTGCCGGCGTGGCTGACCGCGAAGGCCGGGCTCCCGCTGGACACCGCGTTCCGCCTCGCGCGGGCGGCGGACTCGCACACCGAGGGCGAGCGGCCGGTGGTCAACCGGCCGCCGGTGCCGCCGGACCAGGTCCGCGGGGTGCTCGACTACCTGTTCCGCTCGCCGGTCGCGCTGCACCGGCCCGCGCCGCTGCCGGACATCTTCGGCGTGCCGGGCGCGAAGCCGGACGTGCCGAACGCGTTCCACACCGACGGCACCTGGATCTGGCCCGCCGCCGTGCCGCACTACCTGCGCAAGTACGGGGTGCCGCCGGAGCCGGAGCTGGTCGAGCACATCCGCGCGGCCGGGTTCCGCCCGCCGTTCGTCGGCGAGCTCGTCCGCGCGACGGCGGAGGCGGAGGTCAACGGCACGCCGCGGCCGGCGCAGACGACCGCCGACCTGCCGGACGAGCGCGCGCTGACCCGCGTCGCCCGCGGCGAGCAGGTGCGGAACCTGCGCGGCGCGGAGACGCTGGAGCTGCTCCAGCAGCGGCTCGCCGAGCACGCCGTGCCGCCCGCCGCCTACCGGATCGGCGCGAACGAGGTGCCTGCCGAAGGCGTCTGGACGCTGCGCCGCGCCGAGAACGGCTGGGAGGTCTCCCGGCCCCCGTTCGACGAGCCGGTGGCGTTCGGTTCGCTCGGCGACGCGGCCCGGTTCCTGCTCGGCGTGCTGCTGATGCTGCCGCCGCGGCCGCCGGAGGAGTCCGACCAGCCCGCCGACTGGCCGATCCTGCCGATGCGCGGCGAACCGCCGTTGAACTTCTACCGCGGCAAGCGCCTGATCACGCTCGCGCCGGGCACGACGGTCGTCCGGTTCGGCAACGAGACCGGCAACCTGGTGCACGCCGCGGGTACGCGGTTCGTCGAGACGGCGCTGGCCTTCGAGCGCGAGCGGGAGAAGCGGCTGTACCGGGTGCAGCGCGCGGTCCGGGTGCTGACCGGCGTGACGGCGCCGTGGAGCGGGATGCCGGGCGGCGCGGTCGCCTACCTGCTGCCGCGCCCGCTCGCCCAGCACCTCGAGACGGGCTCGCTCAGCAGGCAGTGA
- a CDS encoding TNT domain-containing protein, which yields MIHVEQRLSPDEQRTLLVQLGKLLRDHRVDAAGPAAVDFRQVGAHRELEGHNATTSDALGDLFAQLREGMYAEDRGTWLQARFTLNPDGTFDFDFARDDDPVWTEPPAATAYPDELAAFPRADAHIPDWWRLRTQLPLGLEFRHAEIGGPDVERPPLTDTEVPLVLQYLEREAVVHEDADQRFHSDGTWIWSEAVPLLLAKHGVPPEPDLVAHIRRNHFQPPYVEPLVRRTAEADLLGRPRPKPSRADVKKTSGDVAAELETTPDPKLADDELLIVLVQRLGEHGVWPEAYRVGERADGTWCLNFTPDGWEVAAYAGGKARAPKYFDRLEDAAQQLLGALLLHPARMTAGHETPRETARELDDWPVHPAPGEPPLTLLRNKRTTRLVAGTVVLRFGEEPGNLVHHGEVRFATTSLPLERERQRRSYRLRRPLHVITGITVPWANLPGGAVAFVLPKTIAEHESDGSLERIE from the coding sequence ATGATTCACGTGGAACAACGACTTTCACCGGATGAGCAGCGCACCCTCCTGGTGCAGCTGGGAAAGCTCCTGCGCGACCACCGGGTGGACGCCGCCGGGCCCGCCGCCGTCGACTTCCGGCAGGTCGGGGCGCATCGCGAACTCGAGGGCCACAACGCCACGACGTCGGACGCGCTCGGCGACCTCTTCGCGCAGCTGCGCGAAGGGATGTACGCCGAGGACCGCGGTACCTGGTTGCAGGCGCGGTTCACGCTCAACCCGGACGGCACCTTCGACTTCGACTTCGCGCGCGACGACGACCCGGTGTGGACCGAGCCGCCGGCCGCGACCGCCTACCCCGATGAGCTCGCCGCGTTCCCGCGCGCCGACGCGCACATCCCGGACTGGTGGCGGCTGCGCACGCAGCTACCGCTGGGCCTGGAGTTCCGGCACGCCGAGATCGGCGGCCCGGACGTCGAGCGGCCGCCGCTGACCGACACCGAGGTCCCGCTCGTGCTGCAGTACCTCGAGCGCGAAGCCGTCGTGCACGAAGACGCCGACCAGCGCTTCCACAGCGACGGCACCTGGATCTGGTCCGAAGCGGTGCCGCTCCTGCTCGCGAAGCACGGCGTTCCCCCCGAACCGGACCTGGTGGCGCACATCCGGCGCAACCACTTCCAGCCGCCGTACGTCGAGCCGCTGGTGCGGCGGACCGCCGAGGCGGACCTGCTGGGCCGGCCGCGGCCGAAGCCGAGCCGCGCGGACGTCAAGAAGACCAGCGGTGACGTCGCCGCCGAGCTGGAGACGACGCCGGATCCGAAGCTGGCCGACGACGAGCTGCTGATCGTGCTGGTGCAGCGGCTCGGCGAGCACGGCGTCTGGCCCGAGGCCTACCGGGTCGGGGAGCGGGCGGACGGCACGTGGTGCCTCAACTTCACCCCCGACGGCTGGGAGGTCGCCGCCTACGCCGGCGGGAAGGCCCGCGCGCCGAAGTACTTCGACCGGCTCGAAGACGCCGCGCAGCAGCTGCTGGGCGCGTTGCTGCTGCACCCCGCCCGGATGACCGCCGGCCACGAAACCCCGCGGGAAACCGCGCGGGAGCTCGACGACTGGCCGGTCCACCCGGCTCCGGGTGAGCCTCCCCTCACCCTGCTCCGCAACAAGCGCACCACCCGGCTGGTGGCAGGTACGGTCGTCCTGCGCTTCGGCGAGGAACCAGGCAACCTCGTCCACCACGGGGAGGTACGGTTCGCCACGACGTCGCTGCCGCTGGAACGTGAGCGGCAACGGCGGAGCTACCGGCTGAGACGCCCGCTGCACGTGATCACCGGCATCACGGTTCCGTGGGCGAACCTGCCGGGTGGCGCGGTGGCCTTCGTGCTGCCGAAGACGATCGCCGAGCACGAGTCCGACGGAAGCCTGGAGAGGATCGAGTAG
- a CDS encoding ADP-ribosylglycohydrolase family protein, with protein sequence MEAAEAIAKVGQWLRAVHGPDVSGPAGLRVDTEKVLRIPEGWSVPYNTIAFLDEGRPEKEIFPPPSVVVREPDGELRQAHPHPGGLSVPVAFPGQENWREVVDPEYVKAGLGELGVPLQAVAGWVKVDAEGNQTGEERENPEYKAGPIRRGYPKPENTLETLLSFGSVGWLTRELLLIGLIRCEVFVPLDLETGKTDRFYFAEERNELKVFSSTRHLPSREHGWWKVDVATLAEFEHPPNLVINGGPTTIEDVSSGELAEIVKRFPRHEPRIDVHGRCPEAEEDLIRVAADTAARMGLPDPVKPPLKAAEKARRRGFELTAEECAKTVLGESWLKRLQMPEPPRSKPNDLRANGLAPAYDNAGRTVPRLDTFGKYPERDLDGFRYGWQRVTGAYVGFALGEALGAAVDRMMLHDIHAKFGIEGVTDLLPAFDQVGRIGSLTQRLLFYTEAVVRSPHREQPESREAEQLFPGVVRGALQRWLRTQGAPMEHADGWLVQVPDLHARRDADDAELNAYHQLATEAAGAPPLTGPAALIPALPAALTMAGPGSGFSGGARQAVRDLAGVTHPTEPDLAAATYLTWLFEHALTKDAFSFPIWNLSREVLNPDNQFQQGPEWTAIGDMVAESVPFFGEHGLPDLRMAELIGDGQTTLSVLGRAFAALSGFENYPEQALLRAVNHSGRSALTGALAGALLGARTGIPGLPQKWVDQLELRYLVENVASDAYWHFDRHSALSAQGDAWIERYPRH encoded by the coding sequence GTGGAAGCGGCGGAAGCGATTGCCAAGGTCGGCCAGTGGCTGCGCGCGGTGCACGGTCCGGACGTCTCCGGTCCCGCCGGGCTCCGGGTGGACACCGAGAAGGTGCTGCGCATCCCCGAGGGCTGGTCGGTGCCCTACAACACCATCGCGTTCCTCGACGAGGGCCGGCCGGAGAAGGAGATCTTCCCGCCGCCGTCGGTCGTGGTCCGCGAGCCGGACGGCGAGCTGCGGCAGGCGCACCCGCACCCCGGTGGGCTGTCGGTGCCGGTGGCGTTCCCCGGCCAGGAGAACTGGCGCGAGGTCGTCGACCCCGAGTACGTGAAGGCCGGGCTCGGCGAGCTGGGCGTGCCGCTGCAGGCGGTCGCGGGCTGGGTGAAGGTCGACGCCGAGGGCAACCAGACCGGCGAAGAGCGGGAGAACCCCGAGTACAAGGCCGGGCCGATCCGCCGCGGCTACCCGAAGCCGGAGAACACCCTCGAAACGCTGCTGTCGTTCGGCAGCGTCGGCTGGCTGACCCGGGAGCTGCTGCTCATCGGGCTGATCCGCTGCGAGGTGTTCGTCCCGCTCGACCTGGAGACCGGCAAGACCGACCGGTTCTACTTCGCCGAGGAGCGCAACGAGCTCAAGGTGTTCAGCTCGACCCGGCACCTGCCCTCGCGCGAGCACGGCTGGTGGAAGGTCGACGTCGCCACGCTCGCCGAGTTCGAGCACCCGCCGAACCTGGTCATCAACGGTGGCCCGACGACCATCGAGGACGTCTCCAGCGGCGAGCTCGCGGAGATCGTCAAGCGGTTCCCGCGCCACGAGCCGCGCATCGACGTGCACGGCCGCTGCCCGGAGGCCGAGGAGGACCTGATCCGGGTCGCCGCCGACACCGCGGCGCGGATGGGGCTGCCGGATCCGGTGAAGCCGCCGCTCAAGGCGGCCGAGAAGGCCCGGCGGCGGGGCTTCGAGCTGACCGCCGAGGAGTGCGCGAAGACCGTGCTCGGCGAGTCCTGGCTGAAGCGGCTGCAGATGCCGGAGCCGCCGCGGAGCAAGCCCAACGACCTGCGCGCGAACGGGCTGGCCCCGGCCTACGACAACGCCGGGCGCACGGTGCCGCGGCTGGACACGTTCGGCAAGTACCCCGAGCGCGACCTCGACGGCTTCCGCTACGGCTGGCAGCGCGTCACGGGCGCGTACGTCGGCTTCGCCCTCGGCGAAGCGCTCGGCGCCGCGGTCGACCGGATGATGCTCCACGACATCCACGCGAAGTTCGGCATCGAAGGCGTCACCGACCTGCTGCCGGCGTTCGACCAGGTGGGCCGGATCGGCTCGCTGACGCAGCGGCTGCTGTTCTACACCGAGGCCGTGGTCCGCAGCCCGCACCGCGAGCAGCCGGAGTCCCGCGAAGCCGAGCAGCTCTTCCCCGGCGTGGTCCGCGGGGCGCTGCAGCGCTGGCTGCGCACCCAGGGCGCGCCGATGGAGCACGCGGACGGCTGGCTCGTCCAGGTCCCCGACCTGCACGCCCGCCGTGACGCCGACGACGCCGAGCTCAACGCCTACCACCAGCTCGCGACCGAGGCGGCCGGCGCGCCGCCGCTGACCGGCCCGGCCGCGCTGATCCCGGCGTTGCCCGCCGCGCTGACCATGGCCGGGCCCGGCAGCGGGTTCAGCGGTGGCGCGCGCCAAGCGGTGCGCGACCTCGCCGGCGTCACCCACCCGACCGAGCCCGACCTGGCCGCCGCGACCTACCTGACCTGGCTGTTCGAGCACGCCCTGACCAAGGACGCGTTCAGCTTCCCGATCTGGAACCTCAGCCGCGAGGTGCTCAACCCGGACAACCAGTTCCAGCAGGGTCCGGAGTGGACGGCGATCGGGGACATGGTCGCCGAGTCGGTGCCGTTCTTCGGCGAGCACGGGCTCCCCGACCTGCGGATGGCGGAGCTGATCGGCGACGGCCAGACGACGCTGTCGGTGCTCGGACGCGCTTTCGCCGCGTTGTCCGGCTTCGAGAACTACCCGGAGCAGGCGCTGCTGCGCGCGGTCAACCACTCCGGCCGCAGCGCGCTCACGGGTGCGCTCGCCGGCGCCCTGCTGGGCGCGCGCACCGGGATCCCCGGGCTGCCGCAGAAGTGGGTCGACCAGCTGGAGCTGCGGTACCTGGTCGAGAACGTCGCTTCGGACGCCTACTGGCACTTCGACCGGCACTCGGCGCTGAGCGCGCAGGGTGACGCGTGGATCGAGCGGTACCCGCGGCATTAG